In Neoarius graeffei isolate fNeoGra1 chromosome 17, fNeoGra1.pri, whole genome shotgun sequence, a single window of DNA contains:
- the ghsra gene encoding growth hormone secretagogue receptor a gives MWMNLSSCSSNCSWDADADANTSSPPVAIFPVPVLIGVTVICVLFFLAGVAGNLTTIMVVFKYKEMRTTTNLYLSSMAFSDLLIFLCLPLDLYRMWRYRPWTLGNVLCKLFQFVSECCTYSTILNMTALSAERYFAICFPLRAKVAVTKRRVRGLILALWTVALCSAGPVFVLVGVEHENGTDWRETSECKATEYGARTGLLSAMVWVSSGFFLLPVFCLTVLYGLIGRKLWRRKRRRRDRMKIRDSSNRQTIKMLAVMVFAFVLCWLPFHVGRYLFSASPEAFASPLWSLISQYCSLVSFVLFYLSAAINPILYNAMCKKYRNATLRLFSHSSPSFTESSISC, from the exons ATGTGGATGAACCTGTCGAGCTGTTCATCAAACTGCAGTTGGGATGCTGATGCTGACGCGAATACTTCATCACCACCCGTGGCCATCTTCCCCGTCCCGGTCCTCATCGGTGTAACGGTCATCTGCGTGCTCTTCTTCCTCGCGGGAGTGGCGGGAAATTTGACCACCATCATGGTGGTGTTCAAATACAAAGAGATGCGCACTACAAccaacctgtacctgtccagcatGGCATTCTCGGACCTGCTGATCTTCCTGTGCCTGCCGTTGGACCTGTACCGGATGTGGCGGTACCGGCCGTGGACGTTGGGGAACGTGCTCTGCAAACTTTTCCAGTTCGTCAGCGAGTGCTGCACCTACTCCACCATCTTGAACATGACAGCGCTGAGTGCAGAGCGATATTTCGCCATCTGCTTCCCACTCAGGGCCAAAGTGGCAGTGACCAAGCGACGTGTACGTGGGCTCATCCTCGCACTCTGGACTGTGGCCCTGTGCAGCGCCGGACCCGTGTTCGTGCTGGTGGGCGTCGAGCATGAAAACGGCACTGACTGGCGTGAGACGAGCGAGTGCAAAGCCACAGAGTATGGTGCACGCACAGGCCTGCTGAGCGCCATGGTGTGGGTCTCCAGTGGGTTTTTCCTGCTGCCCGTGTTCTGCCTGACCGTGCTCTACGGACTGATTGGCCGCaaactctggaggaggaagaggaggaggagggacaGGATGAAGATCAGGGACAGCAGCAACAGGCAGACTATCAAGATgcttg CTGTGATGGTGTTTGCCTTCGTACTCTGCTGGCTCCCGTTCCATGTGGGTCGTTACCTGTTCTCGGCGTCACCCGAGGCGTTCGCATCCCCATTGTGGTCTCTCATCTCTCAGTACTGCAGTCTCGTCTCCTTCGTCCTTTTCTACCTCAGCGCTGCCATTAACCCCATCCTCTACAACGCCATGTGTAAGAAGTACAGGAACGCCACACTGCGTCTCTTCAGCCACAGCTCACCAAGCTTCACCGAATCCAGCATCAGCTGCTGA